Proteins encoded by one window of Micromonospora coxensis:
- a CDS encoding AMP-binding protein — protein sequence MIIERFAAVASDRPDRPAILGDAHEVDYAALTAAAGGHAAALTAAGLRAGDRVALLTGHGAPTVTAILGALAAGGAYVPLDPGFPVARLRHMLAAADVRVIACAAAHRELAERLRADRPDTPVVVLDGTAPAPLRPLPVDPDAPAYVLFTSGSTGVPKAVAQTHRNLLHVVDNQIRALSIGPDDRLSLLASFSFDAAIPDLWPALLTGAAVVPVDLRRHGLAYAVEQLARHRVTVYHSTPTVYRFLLDTLGPRRLDAVRVVLLGGEQATYADAARGAGRFAPDCVLVNGYGATEMTFAARYALRFDRTDPTATGPLPIGTALPGYELRLAPGSDEIVVRSRHLAPGYLGRHSDRFGVDPDGVPTYATGDLGARLPGGDLVCLGRLDRQVKVRGFRVELTEIEAVLARQPGVAAVRAVARDGALLAYATPAGATPDPAALRAALARELPEYALPRAVVVLDAFPLTVTGKVDERALPDPPQEVAPGQEPATPTERELHDIWCAVLGRPAVGREESFFDAGGQSLLLGQVQQRITERFGVTLPMVRLFGHPTVAAQARLLDAATTVDVAPTLPAPAAPSVPAREYTGDEIAVVGLAGRFPGAPDVATFWWNICAGVDSVHEHTDEELAALGIGPGLRADPRHVRAAGRLDGVADFDAEFFHMAAEEAARTDPQHRLFLETAWEALEDAGHDPSRFPGLIGVYSATSANRYFLFHLMDNPAVVGQVDPDDWEARLIGRQFTDHLPGQVAYRLGLTGPAVAVQSACSSSLVAVCLAAQSLADYQCDIALAGGVNVTWPRYRAGGLASPDGRCRAFDEAANGSGFGSGVGVVALRRLADAQADGDRIHAVLPGWAVTNDGADRAGYAVPGPAGQAAAVANALAAAEVAPGEVRFIEAHGSGTPLGDAIEVAALHEVYGGAAPAESCALGSVKTNIGHLDAGAGIAGLIKAVLAVRHGVIPPNLHFTRPHPEIDLAGGPFYVPTKVRDWPEGPRRVAGVSSFGVGGTNAHVVVEQPPPAEPVDAVDAPAYLLPVSARTPAALRAALTRLRQHLAGAAPALSEVAATLALGRRAFACRAAVVAADPAGAVAALDELLATDARLAGDPGELRELAAAWLAGRDVDWTALHPEGAVRRTGLPTYPFQRQRHWIDPPQKGTR from the coding sequence ATGATCATCGAACGTTTCGCGGCCGTCGCGTCCGATCGACCCGACCGGCCGGCCATCCTCGGCGACGCCCACGAGGTCGACTACGCCGCACTCACCGCAGCCGCCGGGGGACACGCCGCCGCGCTCACCGCCGCCGGCCTGCGCGCCGGAGACCGGGTGGCCCTGCTCACCGGGCACGGCGCGCCGACCGTCACCGCCATCCTCGGCGCCCTCGCCGCCGGTGGCGCGTACGTGCCGCTGGACCCGGGGTTCCCCGTCGCCCGGCTGCGACACATGCTCGCCGCCGCCGACGTGCGCGTCATCGCCTGCGCCGCCGCGCACCGGGAACTGGCCGAGCGGCTGCGCGCCGACCGACCGGACACCCCGGTCGTCGTCCTCGACGGCACCGCGCCCGCCCCGCTGCGCCCGCTGCCCGTCGACCCGGACGCCCCGGCGTACGTGCTGTTCACCTCCGGCTCCACCGGCGTGCCGAAGGCCGTCGCGCAGACCCACCGCAACCTGCTGCACGTGGTGGACAACCAGATCCGCGCCCTGTCCATCGGCCCGGACGACCGGCTCAGCCTGCTCGCCTCGTTCAGCTTCGACGCGGCCATCCCCGACCTGTGGCCGGCGCTGCTCACCGGCGCCGCCGTCGTCCCCGTCGACCTGCGGCGGCACGGGCTGGCGTACGCGGTCGAGCAGCTCGCCCGGCACCGGGTCACCGTCTACCACTCCACCCCGACGGTCTACCGGTTCCTGCTCGACACCCTCGGCCCGCGCCGGCTGGACGCCGTGCGGGTGGTGCTGCTCGGCGGCGAGCAGGCCACTTACGCCGACGCCGCCCGCGGCGCGGGCCGCTTCGCCCCGGACTGCGTGCTGGTCAACGGCTACGGCGCGACCGAGATGACCTTCGCCGCCCGGTATGCCCTGCGGTTCGACCGGACCGACCCCACCGCCACCGGCCCGCTGCCGATCGGCACGGCGCTGCCCGGGTACGAGCTGCGCCTGGCGCCGGGCAGCGACGAGATCGTGGTGCGCAGCCGCCACCTCGCCCCGGGCTACCTCGGCCGGCACAGCGACCGGTTCGGGGTGGACCCCGACGGCGTCCCCACGTACGCCACCGGCGACCTCGGCGCCCGACTGCCCGGCGGCGACCTGGTCTGTCTCGGCCGGCTCGACCGGCAGGTCAAGGTCCGGGGCTTCCGGGTCGAGCTGACCGAGATCGAGGCGGTCCTCGCCCGGCAGCCCGGCGTCGCCGCCGTGCGCGCCGTCGCCCGCGACGGCGCGCTGCTGGCGTACGCGACCCCGGCCGGCGCGACACCCGACCCGGCGGCGCTGCGCGCCGCGCTGGCCCGGGAACTGCCGGAGTACGCGCTGCCGCGCGCGGTCGTCGTGCTCGACGCCTTCCCGCTCACCGTCACCGGCAAGGTCGACGAGCGCGCCCTGCCCGACCCGCCGCAGGAGGTCGCCCCCGGCCAGGAGCCGGCCACGCCGACCGAACGGGAGCTGCACGACATCTGGTGCGCGGTGCTCGGCCGCCCGGCGGTCGGGCGCGAGGAGAGCTTCTTCGACGCCGGTGGCCAGTCCCTGCTGCTCGGCCAGGTGCAGCAGCGCATCACCGAACGGTTCGGGGTGACCCTGCCGATGGTCCGGCTGTTCGGCCACCCGACGGTCGCGGCGCAGGCCCGGCTGCTCGACGCGGCGACCACCGTGGACGTCGCGCCCACCCTGCCCGCGCCGGCCGCCCCGTCGGTGCCCGCCCGCGAGTACACCGGCGACGAGATCGCCGTGGTCGGCCTGGCCGGGCGCTTCCCCGGCGCTCCCGACGTGGCCACCTTCTGGTGGAACATCTGCGCCGGCGTCGACTCGGTGCACGAGCACACCGACGAGGAGTTGGCCGCGCTCGGCATCGGGCCGGGCCTGCGCGCCGACCCCCGGCACGTCCGGGCCGCCGGCCGGCTCGACGGGGTCGCCGACTTCGACGCCGAGTTCTTCCACATGGCGGCCGAGGAGGCCGCCCGGACCGACCCGCAGCACCGGCTGTTCCTGGAGACCGCCTGGGAGGCGCTGGAGGACGCCGGGCACGACCCGTCCCGCTTCCCCGGGCTGATCGGCGTCTACTCGGCCACCTCCGCCAACCGGTACTTCCTCTTCCACCTGATGGACAACCCGGCCGTGGTCGGGCAGGTGGATCCGGACGACTGGGAGGCCCGGCTGATCGGGCGGCAGTTCACCGACCACCTGCCCGGTCAGGTCGCGTACCGGCTGGGGCTGACCGGGCCGGCCGTGGCCGTGCAGAGCGCCTGCTCCAGCTCGCTGGTCGCGGTCTGCCTCGCCGCCCAGAGCCTCGCCGACTACCAGTGCGACATCGCCCTGGCCGGCGGGGTCAACGTCACCTGGCCGCGCTACCGGGCCGGTGGCCTGGCCTCCCCGGACGGGCGCTGCCGCGCCTTCGACGAGGCCGCCAACGGCTCCGGCTTCGGCTCCGGGGTGGGCGTGGTCGCGCTGCGCCGCCTCGCCGACGCCCAGGCCGACGGCGACCGGATCCACGCCGTGCTGCCCGGCTGGGCGGTCACCAACGACGGCGCCGACCGGGCCGGCTACGCCGTGCCCGGCCCCGCCGGCCAGGCCGCCGCCGTGGCGAACGCCCTGGCCGCCGCCGAGGTCGCCCCCGGCGAGGTCCGCTTCATCGAGGCCCACGGCAGCGGCACCCCGCTCGGTGACGCCATCGAGGTGGCCGCGCTGCACGAGGTGTACGGCGGGGCCGCGCCCGCCGAGTCGTGCGCGCTCGGCTCGGTCAAGACCAACATCGGCCACCTCGACGCCGGGGCCGGCATCGCCGGGCTGATCAAGGCGGTGCTCGCCGTCCGGCACGGGGTGATCCCGCCGAACCTGCACTTCACCCGTCCGCACCCGGAGATCGACCTCGCCGGCGGTCCCTTCTACGTGCCCACCAAGGTCCGCGACTGGCCGGAGGGGCCGCGCCGGGTCGCCGGGGTCAGCTCCTTCGGCGTCGGCGGCACGAACGCGCACGTGGTCGTCGAGCAGCCGCCGCCGGCCGAGCCGGTGGACGCGGTGGACGCGCCCGCGTACCTGCTGCCCGTCTCGGCGCGGACCCCGGCGGCGCTGCGGGCGGCGCTGACCCGGCTGCGGCAGCACCTCGCCGGGGCCGCCCCGGCGCTGTCCGAGGTGGCCGCCACCCTCGCGCTGGGCCGGCGCGCCTTCGCCTGCCGGGCGGCCGTGGTGGCGGCCGACCCGGCCGGCGCCGTCGCCGCGCTGGACGAGCTGCTCGCCACCGACGCCCGCCTCGCCGGCGACCCCGGTGAGCTGCGCGAGCTGGCGGCGGCCTGGCTCGCCGGCCGGGACGTGGACTGGACGGCGCTGCACCCCGAGGGCGCGGTCCGGCGCACCGGGCTGCCCACCTACCCGTTCCAGCGCCAGCGCCACTGGATCGACCCTCCTCAGAAAGGCACGCGGTGA
- a CDS encoding GNAT family N-acetyltransferase, with product MADVTVRPMTAADAERVLAIYQAGLDGGDASFETVAPTWAAFDAGRHAAHRLVAVDADDTVLGWVAVSPTSARPVYAGVVEHSVYVDPAARGRGVAALLLDALIAATEAAGIWTIQSGIFPENTASLALHRRAGFRVVGTRERVGRHHGRWRDVVLLERRSPVVR from the coding sequence ATGGCCGACGTCACCGTCCGCCCGATGACGGCCGCGGACGCCGAGCGGGTGCTGGCGATCTACCAGGCCGGGCTCGACGGGGGCGACGCGAGCTTCGAGACGGTCGCGCCCACCTGGGCGGCGTTCGACGCCGGCCGGCACGCCGCGCACCGCCTCGTCGCCGTCGACGCCGACGACACCGTGCTCGGGTGGGTCGCCGTCTCGCCCACCTCGGCCCGCCCGGTGTACGCCGGGGTGGTCGAGCACTCCGTCTACGTCGACCCCGCCGCGCGGGGGCGGGGGGTGGCCGCGCTGTTGCTGGACGCCCTGATCGCCGCCACCGAGGCGGCCGGGATCTGGACCATCCAGTCCGGGATCTTCCCGGAGAACACCGCCAGCCTCGCCCTGCACCGCCGGGCCGGTTTCCGGGTCGTCGGCACCCGGGAGCGGGTCGGCCGGCACCACGGCCGCTGGCGCGACGTGGTGCTGCTGGAGCGGCGCAGCCCCGTCGTGCGCTGA
- a CDS encoding MFS transporter, translating into MRATVPAPADPTVDGRRAHAWRLVAALAVTQTVGYGTLYYAFPVLLRPMAATLGASATTVTGALTVSVLGGALMAVPVGRWLDRHGGRALMTVGSVAATALLLAWSQVRTVGQLYAVLVAIGVTGAMVLYEPAFAVVVSWFGPDRRPTALLVVTLVAGFASTVFMPLTGLLEAHLGWRGALLVLAAVHGAVTVPLHALTVRRPRSGHPTGRTGRADDADRRALVVTAMRDARFRILAAALTAHGVATSVMTVHLVGYLVSRGHPPTVAAATAGLLGVLSVTGRLVLAGARRRVPVATVVAVVFGVQAVAVAALPWLAGSRAGAVVGVVGFGLGFGVASLATPALLADRYGATAYASIAGRLAAAVTVAKAVAPVAAATALGGPGGYPLLLAVVAACCAVAAVGMLARAGSPSPVGPGPSG; encoded by the coding sequence ATGCGCGCCACCGTCCCGGCGCCCGCCGACCCCACGGTCGACGGGCGCCGGGCCCACGCGTGGCGGCTCGTCGCCGCCCTCGCCGTCACCCAGACGGTCGGCTACGGCACCCTGTACTACGCCTTCCCGGTCCTGTTGCGACCGATGGCGGCCACCCTCGGCGCGTCCGCCACCACCGTCACCGGCGCGCTCACCGTCTCGGTCCTCGGTGGAGCGCTCATGGCGGTGCCGGTCGGGCGGTGGCTCGACCGGCACGGCGGCCGCGCCCTGATGACCGTCGGCTCGGTCGCCGCCACCGCGTTGCTGCTGGCCTGGTCCCAGGTGCGGACCGTCGGGCAGCTCTACGCCGTGCTGGTCGCCATCGGGGTCACCGGCGCGATGGTCCTCTACGAGCCGGCCTTCGCCGTCGTCGTCTCCTGGTTCGGCCCGGACCGGCGCCCGACCGCCCTGCTCGTGGTGACCCTCGTCGCGGGGTTCGCCAGCACCGTCTTCATGCCTCTCACCGGCCTGCTGGAGGCGCACCTCGGGTGGCGCGGCGCGTTGCTGGTCCTGGCCGCCGTGCACGGGGCGGTCACCGTGCCGCTGCACGCCCTCACGGTGCGCCGTCCCCGCTCCGGCCACCCGACCGGCCGCACCGGGCGGGCCGACGACGCCGACCGGCGGGCCCTGGTGGTCACCGCGATGCGGGACGCGAGGTTCCGGATCCTGGCCGCCGCCCTCACCGCGCACGGGGTGGCGACCAGCGTCATGACGGTCCACCTCGTCGGGTACCTGGTCTCCCGCGGTCACCCGCCCACCGTCGCCGCCGCCACCGCCGGCCTGCTCGGCGTCCTCTCCGTCACCGGCCGGCTCGTGCTGGCCGGCGCCCGCCGGCGGGTGCCCGTCGCGACCGTCGTCGCCGTCGTCTTCGGCGTCCAGGCGGTCGCGGTCGCCGCCCTGCCGTGGTTGGCCGGCAGCCGGGCCGGCGCCGTGGTCGGCGTCGTCGGTTTCGGACTCGGCTTCGGCGTGGCCAGCCTCGCCACCCCCGCGCTGCTCGCCGACCGGTACGGCGCGACCGCCTACGCCAGCATCGCCGGCCGGCTGGCCGCGGCGGTCACCGTCGCCAAGGCGGTGGCCCCGGTGGCCGCGGCCACCGCGCTGGGGGGACCGGGCGGCTACCCGCTCCTGCTGGCGGTGGTCGCGGCGTGCTGCGCCGTCGCCGCCGTCGGCATGCTCGCCCGCGCCGGCTCCCCGTCACCGGTCGGTCCCGGCCCCTCCGGCTGA
- a CDS encoding thioesterase domain-containing protein codes for MNWFLSAGRRDPAPVQLFCLPYAGGGASVFRHWQDGLGADVEVLPVQLPGRENRISEDPEFRVADVASAVAGRVRGPYVIYGHSMGGRVGFEVVRELRRSGGPLPLRLYVGGARAPHVTAPSLFDGLSRVDDDELLRRLGAGGGLPAELLAHPELVELLLPLLRADFGRVDSYRYVPDEPLPVPIVAFSGRHDRAVTRAHSDAWREHTAAGFTLRDIDGGHFFLTDRLPELLAAIRADLDGAVPAAADPAADPAASGGRAAAVGPVASGGRAATAGPVASDDRAATAGPAASDDRGAIVGPAASGERAAGVAGPVGGHRVPLGDTGWSVWRDAILRTTGFPADGLTMLSAPTAATAADELLATGDGAERYDKEVAEALTATGRRLTELAADPLLREAVTWQNRDALVALDGLARGGPDPARNVRRRDRERALLKYWQRYCGKNETVGFFGPSCWVTLDPARPETVDARPGPGLTRRRWVWFESWALSAYADRIGADPAVRRWWPPMLCPQVSLAGRALRRPGRPPVTLAPVEAALLAAVDGRRPARELVADPTIGLRRPEDGYALLDRLVERELITWDAGLPVSPDAEDVLRRRIEAIGDETARRDARAGFDRLCAARDAVAAAAGDPERLRVALDALDATFTELTGESPRRRAGQMYAGRTLCYEDTSRDLDVVFGKPLLDRIAAPLGVLLQAARWLVDALERAYGAAFRELHDELRAEAGDAPVALSDLWYLAQGMFWGDGPRPVDAVAAEFADRWAGLFGLATLPPGTTEVRLSVADLAARVAEVFPAARPAWPNARLHSPDLQICATDVAALARGEYTVVLGELHAAWASFDCHVFTPSHPDVGRLRDALTEDLGERRIRLLLPTEWPRRTSRVAEALTGPTDRQLAFVAAPGADPDRVLPTVDLTVTESDGRLFATAPDGARWTLTEVFSPLLSAHAVDGFKLVAAAPYTPRITLGEMVVARQTWRTTVGASGLAAVTSERDRFLAVRDWRRRLGLPEQVYVKFGTETKPCFVDLSSPAFSAMLCAMARAARTDGGDDASLLVSEMLPTAEDAWVPDAAGRRYFSELRLHIVDADEREARR; via the coding sequence GTGAACTGGTTCCTCTCCGCCGGCCGCCGTGACCCGGCACCGGTGCAGCTGTTCTGCCTGCCCTACGCCGGCGGCGGCGCGAGCGTCTTCCGGCACTGGCAGGACGGGCTCGGCGCGGACGTCGAGGTGCTGCCGGTGCAGCTGCCGGGGCGGGAGAACCGGATCAGCGAGGACCCGGAGTTCCGGGTGGCCGACGTCGCGTCCGCCGTCGCCGGGCGGGTCCGCGGCCCGTACGTCATCTACGGCCACTCGATGGGCGGCCGGGTCGGTTTCGAGGTGGTCCGCGAGCTGCGCCGCAGCGGTGGTCCGCTGCCGCTGCGGCTCTACGTCGGCGGCGCCCGCGCCCCGCACGTGACCGCGCCCAGCCTCTTCGACGGGCTGTCCCGGGTGGACGACGACGAACTGCTGCGCCGTCTCGGCGCGGGGGGCGGCCTGCCCGCCGAGCTGCTGGCGCACCCCGAGCTGGTCGAGCTGCTGCTGCCGCTGCTGCGCGCCGACTTCGGCCGGGTGGACAGCTACCGCTACGTCCCGGACGAGCCGCTGCCGGTGCCGATCGTGGCGTTCAGCGGCCGGCACGATCGCGCCGTGACCCGCGCGCACAGCGACGCCTGGCGCGAGCACACCGCCGCCGGCTTCACCCTGCGGGACATCGACGGTGGGCACTTCTTCCTCACCGACCGGCTCCCCGAGCTGCTGGCCGCGATCCGCGCCGACCTCGACGGGGCCGTGCCCGCCGCCGCCGACCCGGCCGCCGACCCGGCCGCGTCCGGCGGCCGGGCGGCCGCTGTCGGTCCGGTCGCGTCCGGCGGCCGGGCGGCCACTGCTGGCCCGGTCGCGTCCGACGACAGGGCGGCCACTGCCGGCCCGGCCGCGTCCGACGACCGGGGGGCCATTGTCGGTCCGGCCGCGTCCGGTGAGCGGGCGGCCGGTGTCGCCGGCCCGGTGGGCGGGCACCGGGTGCCGCTCGGCGACACCGGGTGGTCGGTGTGGCGCGACGCCATCCTGCGCACCACCGGCTTCCCCGCCGACGGGCTGACCATGCTCTCCGCCCCCACCGCCGCCACGGCCGCCGACGAGCTGCTCGCCACCGGCGACGGCGCGGAGCGCTACGACAAGGAGGTCGCCGAGGCGTTGACGGCGACCGGGCGCCGGCTCACCGAGCTGGCCGCCGATCCGCTGCTGCGCGAGGCGGTCACCTGGCAGAACCGGGACGCCCTGGTCGCCCTCGACGGTCTGGCGCGCGGCGGCCCCGACCCGGCCCGCAACGTGCGGCGGCGGGATCGCGAGCGGGCCCTGTTGAAGTACTGGCAGCGGTACTGCGGCAAGAACGAGACGGTCGGCTTCTTCGGGCCGAGCTGCTGGGTCACCCTCGACCCGGCGCGGCCGGAGACCGTTGACGCGCGTCCGGGACCGGGCCTGACCCGGCGCCGCTGGGTGTGGTTCGAGTCCTGGGCGCTCAGCGCCTACGCCGACCGGATCGGCGCGGACCCGGCGGTGCGCCGGTGGTGGCCGCCGATGCTCTGCCCGCAGGTGAGCCTCGCCGGCCGGGCGCTGCGCCGGCCGGGCCGGCCCCCGGTGACGCTCGCCCCGGTCGAGGCGGCGCTGCTGGCCGCCGTCGACGGCCGCCGCCCGGCCCGCGAGCTGGTCGCCGACCCGACGATCGGGCTGCGCCGGCCGGAGGACGGCTACGCGCTGCTGGACCGGCTGGTCGAACGCGAGCTGATCACCTGGGACGCGGGCCTGCCGGTGAGCCCGGACGCGGAGGACGTGCTGCGGCGACGGATCGAGGCGATCGGCGACGAGACCGCCCGCCGCGACGCCCGCGCCGGCTTCGACCGGCTGTGCGCCGCCCGCGACGCGGTGGCCGCCGCGGCCGGCGACCCGGAGCGGCTGCGCGTCGCCCTGGACGCGCTCGACGCCACCTTCACCGAGCTGACCGGGGAGTCCCCGCGCCGCCGCGCCGGCCAGATGTACGCCGGGCGCACCCTCTGCTACGAGGACACCAGCCGGGACCTCGACGTGGTCTTCGGCAAGCCGCTGCTGGACCGGATCGCCGCCCCGCTCGGGGTGCTGTTGCAGGCGGCCCGCTGGCTGGTCGACGCACTGGAGCGGGCGTACGGTGCCGCGTTCCGGGAGCTGCACGACGAGCTGCGCGCCGAGGCGGGTGACGCCCCGGTGGCCCTGTCCGACCTGTGGTACCTGGCGCAGGGCATGTTCTGGGGCGACGGGCCGCGACCGGTCGACGCCGTCGCCGCCGAGTTCGCCGACCGGTGGGCCGGGCTGTTCGGCCTCGCCACCCTTCCGCCCGGCACCACCGAGGTCCGGCTCTCCGTGGCCGACCTGGCCGCCCGCGTCGCCGAGGTCTTCCCGGCCGCGCGACCGGCCTGGCCCAACGCCCGGCTGCACAGCCCGGACCTGCAGATCTGCGCCACCGACGTGGCGGCGCTGGCGCGCGGCGAGTACACCGTGGTCCTCGGTGAGCTGCACGCCGCCTGGGCGTCCTTCGACTGCCACGTCTTCACCCCGTCGCACCCGGACGTGGGCCGGCTGCGCGACGCGCTCACCGAGGACCTCGGCGAGCGGCGGATCCGGCTGCTCCTGCCGACCGAGTGGCCCCGCCGCACCAGCCGGGTCGCCGAGGCGCTGACCGGTCCGACCGACCGGCAGCTGGCCTTCGTCGCGGCGCCCGGCGCCGACCCGGACCGGGTGCTGCCCACCGTGGACCTGACCGTCACCGAGTCCGACGGCCGGCTGTTCGCCACCGCCCCGGACGGTGCGCGCTGGACCCTGACCGAGGTCTTCTCCCCGCTGCTCAGCGCGCACGCCGTCGACGGGTTCAAGCTGGTCGCCGCCGCGCCGTACACGCCCCGGATCACGCTCGGCGAGATGGTGGTGGCCCGGCAGACCTGGCGTACCACGGTCGGCGCGAGCGGGCTGGCCGCCGTCACCAGCGAACGGGACCGGTTCCTCGCGGTCCGGGACTGGCGTCGCCGCCTCGGCCTGCCCGAGCAGGTGTACGTCAAGTTCGGCACCGAGACCAAGCCCTGCTTCGTGGACCTGAGCAGCCCCGCGTTCAGCGCCATGCTCTGCGCCATGGCGCGGGCCGCCCGCACCGACGGCGGTGACGACGCCTCGCTGCTGGTCAGCGAGATGCTGCCGACGGCCGAGGACGCCTGGGTGCCCGACGCGGCGGGCCGCCGCTACTTCAGTGAGCTGCGGCTGCACATCGTGGACGCCGACGAGCGGGAGGCCCGCCGATGA
- a CDS encoding DUF2267 domain-containing protein, with protein sequence MPTRVRIGAGSYGRELGGRQEAVVRFPLFVDAVARRAELRPDQAAAISRAVLRTVAERVQAGEADDLAAQLPDDLSAYLAGPAEAGGAGRPDTYGPLEFLRRVAERAGVEPATAQVGVRAVFATLREAVTVGEFQDLVAQLPESFTRGIDPAPPRPYDG encoded by the coding sequence ATGCCGACCCGGGTCCGGATCGGGGCCGGGTCGTACGGGCGGGAGCTCGGTGGACGGCAGGAGGCCGTGGTGCGCTTTCCCCTCTTCGTCGACGCGGTGGCCCGTCGGGCGGAGCTGCGGCCGGACCAGGCGGCCGCGATCTCCCGCGCGGTGCTGCGCACGGTGGCCGAGCGGGTTCAGGCCGGCGAGGCCGACGACCTGGCCGCGCAGCTCCCGGACGACCTGAGCGCCTATCTGGCCGGGCCGGCGGAGGCCGGCGGGGCGGGGCGGCCCGACACGTACGGCCCGCTGGAGTTCCTGCGCCGGGTGGCCGAGCGGGCCGGTGTCGAGCCGGCCACCGCGCAGGTCGGTGTCCGGGCCGTCTTCGCCACGCTGAGGGAGGCGGTGACCGTCGGGGAGTTCCAGGATCTCGTCGCCCAGTTGCCGGAAAGTTTCACCCGGGGCATCGACCCGGCGCCGCCGCGGCCGTACGATGGGTGA
- a CDS encoding FAD-dependent oxidoreductase, with the protein MSVLDELPVVVIGAGPVGLAAAAHLHERGLPFTVLEAGAGAGAAVRQWGHVRVFSPWRYDVDPAARRLLDESGWVAPDPDALPTGAELAADYLQPLAELPAIKPHVRFGARVRAISRLGLDRLRTAGRESTPFLVRLADGEELLARAVIDASGTWGTPNVLGASGLPARGEQEAGAFLEHALPDVLGADRDRFAGRHTLVVGAGHSAANTLLSLAELAAAVPGTEVTWAIRSASPTRTYGGGDADALPARGALGVRLREHVDAGRIRLLTGFSVHALTPTGARVAVVVRHADGTEESLPVDRVVAATGFRPDHSLAAELRLDLDPVLGATRALAPLIDPNEHSCGTVPPHGVDELSHPETGYYAVGMKSYGRAPTFLMATGYEQVRSVVAALAGDWDAARDVQLELPETGVCNSDPADSATGESCCGPAPAARGLATGVAGGLLAAPLSLVTLDAAPSGAQAGCCG; encoded by the coding sequence ATGAGTGTCCTGGACGAGCTGCCCGTCGTGGTGATCGGCGCCGGACCGGTCGGCCTCGCCGCCGCGGCGCACCTGCACGAGCGTGGCCTGCCCTTCACCGTCCTGGAGGCCGGTGCCGGCGCCGGCGCGGCGGTACGGCAGTGGGGGCACGTGCGGGTGTTCTCCCCGTGGCGCTACGACGTCGACCCCGCCGCCCGCCGGCTGCTCGACGAGTCCGGCTGGGTCGCCCCCGACCCCGACGCCCTGCCCACCGGGGCCGAACTCGCCGCCGACTACCTCCAGCCGCTCGCCGAACTGCCGGCGATCAAGCCGCACGTGCGTTTCGGCGCCCGGGTGCGGGCGATCAGCCGGCTCGGGCTGGACCGGCTGCGCACCGCCGGCCGGGAGAGCACGCCGTTCCTGGTCCGCCTCGCCGACGGCGAGGAGCTGCTCGCCCGCGCGGTGATCGACGCCTCGGGCACCTGGGGCACCCCCAACGTGCTCGGCGCGTCCGGCCTGCCCGCCCGCGGCGAGCAGGAGGCCGGGGCGTTCCTGGAGCACGCCCTGCCCGACGTGCTCGGCGCGGACCGGGACCGGTTCGCCGGGCGGCACACCCTGGTCGTCGGGGCCGGCCACTCCGCCGCCAACACGCTGCTGTCCCTGGCCGAGCTGGCCGCGGCCGTGCCGGGCACCGAGGTGACCTGGGCGATCCGGTCGGCCAGCCCGACCCGGACCTACGGCGGCGGCGACGCCGACGCCCTGCCCGCCCGGGGCGCGCTCGGCGTCCGGCTGCGCGAGCACGTCGACGCGGGGCGGATCCGCCTGCTCACCGGCTTCTCGGTGCACGCCCTGACCCCGACCGGCGCCCGGGTCGCGGTGGTGGTGCGCCACGCCGACGGCACCGAGGAGTCGCTGCCGGTGGACCGGGTCGTCGCGGCGACCGGCTTCCGGCCGGACCACTCCCTCGCCGCCGAGCTGCGGCTGGACCTGGACCCGGTGCTGGGCGCCACCCGCGCGCTCGCCCCGCTGATCGACCCGAACGAGCACTCCTGCGGCACGGTGCCCCCGCACGGTGTCGACGAGCTGTCGCACCCCGAGACCGGCTACTACGCCGTCGGCATGAAGAGCTACGGCCGGGCCCCCACCTTCCTCATGGCCACCGGCTACGAGCAGGTCCGCTCGGTCGTCGCCGCCCTCGCCGGCGACTGGGACGCCGCCCGTGACGTCCAGCTCGAACTGCCCGAGACCGGGGTGTGCAACAGCGACCCCGCCGACTCCGCCACCGGGGAGAGCTGCTGCGGTCCCGCCCCGGCCGCGCGCGGGCTCGCCACCGGCGTCGCGGGTGGGCTGCTCGCCGCGCCGCTGTCCCTGGTCACGCTCGACGCGGCCCCCTCCGGCGCGCAGGCCGGCTGCTGCGGCTGA